Below is a genomic region from Magnetococcales bacterium.
GGGACAAGCGTTCCCGAAAGGTCGGATGGTTACGTTCCAACCAATCCACCAGTGCCGGCCAGAAGAGTTCACCTTCCAACCAGCCGAAATTGAGGAAATTGATCGAAGGCACCCCCCGCTCGCGCAAGGCGGGAACCGCTTTATGGAAGTAACCCGAAGCACCGTCGTCAAAAGTGATCAACGCCGCCGGACGGGGAAACTTTCCCTCCAGGAATTCGGCGGGGGTCAGAACATGAAACAGCTCCCCGATGATGTCGATCTGTCGCTCGAAAACCCAGGGAAGAACGTTCAGGTCGTACTGGGAATAGAAGGGGCTGGGGCTTTCCGAAACCTGGTGGTAAAGAAATACGGCGGTCGTGTTGCCGAGGAGACTTCTGAAGAGGGCATTCGGAATATCAATATCCTGAACCAGTGACGAACGATAAATGTCTCTCAGGAGGCTAGACACTGGCATCCCCTTTTCGTTCCGCTGGAGGAAGGCAAAGCAACCGGCTGAAAGCTCTCAGAAGATCATGTCCATCCCAGATCGGGGCGAAATCCAGGGCTTCGCCGACGCGCTGAATCCGGTCTACCCCCTCCGGTCCCACCCGTCGCACCGAGGAACCGATGGCCTCGCGGGAGTATCCGAAGAGCGTCACGGTCTGATCCTTGCTCCGGGTCCAGGAGAAGAGGGCATCGAGATCCGCCAACCGGCTTTCGAAAAAGAGCCCCCCGCCGCAGTGGCGCTCACGGGGCATCGACCCCGGATCCTCAAACCAGAGGCGCTGCAGGTGAGCCGTCCCCCCCGGCAGAAGATGAACCCCCTCCACCGTCAGACCGATTGCCGCAGCGGCAACCTGTTTGTCCATGGCGACATGAGGCTGCCACTCCGGTTTTTTCAGGTCGACAATCCGTTCCAGCTCCTGCCAGAAGAGGCGACGCGCCTCTTCCAGACCGGCTCCGGCCTCGCCGATCCAGAAGACCACCCGTGGCGAGGAGCAGGCCATTTGGCCAAACCAGTAGGCATCGTTATAGAAGCGTCCGGCCAGATCCGCCTTGTCCGTCAGGGCGAGGTAGGCCTCGACCCCCAGAGCGCACAGGGAAAAGCGATCCGGAAAGGTCAGTTCCGTGGCTCTCGGGGGCAAGGGCAGGCTCCTCAGATGAGCGACGGTCTCGTCCCCGCCCCAGAGAACCCGCATATTCACCTGCCGGGAGATGATTTCGCTCCAACCGTCGTCCCGCTCGTAGCGAACCACCAGGGTGCGCTCCCGAATGGCCCGGAAGGACTCCTCCTCCAGCAACCCGGCCAGCAACTCCAGGAGAAGGTTCTGCTGCACGGAGTTCCGCGAAGAGAGCCGGACGATATTGATGTTGCCCATGAGCAGGGAGAGAAACCAGGAGTAGACGAAGAGCGTATCCACATTGCCCGGCGCGATATGGAAAACCACCCCCCTGGCCAGGCGTACTCCCCGGGTCTCATCCGTTATCATCTCCCGTTGCAGTGCCAGCAGCCGGGGTCGCCGCATCCAGAAGGCCAGCGCCATCAGCTCAGGGTGGGGCCGAAAGCGCCAATCCTTCAGAATGGACGCCGAAACCGCCTCCACGAAAGCGATCGTCTCGTCGGCAAAGGGCTGCAGGGGTTTCTGAGCCAACACCGTCTGCAAGCTGCCCGAAGCCGGAAGAAGCCGATGCAGCGGATTAGACACGGGTCACCTCGGAAAAGGTGTCGCTGCAGCCTCGGGCCTCCGCCCGGGGAATGCGCCCCAGCACCCGGAAATAGCGCCCCTTCCGACCGCAGGAACAGTCATCCTCTCCCAGCACCACGCCCAGATCCTCGGTCAACAGGGCATGGCCGGGATAGCTGCCGGGCAGGATGGAAAAGAGTTCGATCACCCCTTCCCGTCCCTGGGGCAACACCCGCCAGTCGTAGGGATCCCGCACGAGGATATCCGAAAAGATCGAGGCGTGCAGCACCCCCTGCTCACACTCCATGAAAATGGAACCGACCTGTTCGACCATGCCGTAGAAGTTGGCTATCCGGGAGAGCCCGCAAGCCTCCCTGAGCGCCGCCTTGAAGGTGTCATTGTCCACCGCCTGGTCGATCAGCTTCTTCCAGCCGCCGCTGTGAATCAACAGGCCCCGGCTCAAATCCACGGGGCGGGGGGCGCCGGCCAACGCCTTGTAGAAGTGTTGCCAGACCATGAAGGTGAAACCGAAAAGCAGGATCGGCCCTTCGGGATGACGTTCCAAAAAGGCTTCCAGCCCCTGCCAATCCGGATTCATGGCCTCGTCGAGCAGGTAGAAGTGGTCCCTGCCGAAGTTGAGCATGCCCAGAATGCCCGCACCACGCGCCGAAAAAGAGCGCCGGTCCTTCACCACTCCGGCATGATCCACCAGAATCATGGGCAAGCGCCGCCCACCGATAAAGTCCTTCAGGATGCTGGCCAGAACCCGGGTCTGCGCCATGGCCGTCTCCCGATCCAGATGGATGCGGGAAGGTTGACCCGTGGTGCCCGAGGAGGTCAACACCTTGAAGGCCGATTCGGCAGGCATACTTTTCAGATCGAACTCCTTGAAAAGTCTTACCGGGAGATACGGCGCCTCTTCCAAAGTCCCGAAATCCTCATCACAACCCATGGCGGTGAGCAAACGCCCGTATTCGGGGCAGGACCGGGCATGGAAACGCTGCAATCTGCCGATATGCTCCTGAAGGAATGCCCGTTTGGCCTCCCTGGGCAGACCATAGGGAGACTGCTGCCAAAACGCGCTATCCGTCTGGAGAGGACTCTCCGTCATGACAATTGCCCGGCAAAAAGGTTGTCATACAGAAGTTTGCCTGCGGCGGACCGCGGGAAAACCGCCACTTCGATACACCGGATCACCGAATGGTGCAGGCCAAAACGACGGGACAGCTCCGCCGGGAGCCGATCCACCGCCTGTCCGGGAAGCAAGGCCACGGCCAGGAGATTGTCCCGCCCGCCGCAGGCGCAGTCCCAGCCGCCATCCAGCAACTCCTTCTCCACCTCATCCAGGTTGAGCCGCTGCCCGTGGAGCTTGATAAACCGTTTGGTGCGACCGGTGATGAAATAGTCCCCCTCTTCATCGACGCGCCCCAAATCCCCGGTGGCCAGACGCCCCCCCAGCTCATCCCCCCGCGCCAGATCGGCACGGCTTTCCGCCAGTCCCAGCATGACATTGGGGCCTCGATAGATCAACTCCCCCTCTTCACCCGGCTCCACGGGACGTCCATCCCGTTCCAGACTCAGATTGCCGCCCGGAATGGCCTGGCCGATGCTGCCCGGTTTGGACAACACCTTGTCGGGATGCAGATAGGCGATTCGGGCCGTAGCCTCCGTCTGTCCGTACATGACGAAAAAGCGCCGACCGTGTTGCCGGGCCTGTTCCCCGAAACGACGCACGGCATCGGCCTCCAATCGCCCGCCCGCCTGGGTCAGGGTCTTCAGATGGGGCAGTGCCATGCCCGAAAAGCGCAGGCGCTCCAGCATGCCGTAGGTATAGGGCACTCCCGCCAGAGAGGTGGCTCGCTCCTGCCGACAAAACGCCCAGAACTCACGACTGACCAGCGAACGCCCGGTCATCAGCAGCGTTGCCCCCGCCGCAAGGTGGCTGTTGACCACCGAAAGACCGTAGGAATAGTGCATCGGCAACGTGGTGACGGGGCGTTCCCCGGGATGAAGCTGCAAATAGGCCACGATGGCCTCGGCATTGGCCTGCAACGCCGTGCCCGCCAGGCGAACCGCCTTGGGACTGCCGGTGGATCCCGATGTGGTCAGCAACAGGGCCAGGGAGGGATGAATCACCACCTCCTCCCGTGAGGAAAGCGGGAACAAGCCGTGGCCGTGGGAGGAAATAAGGGCATCAGGCCCACGGGAAAGTGGCTGCCAGACCCAGGATGGGCCGTACAAGGCCTGCAGATGGGCCGCCCGTTCCGGCTGAAGCTCCTCGTCCAGAAGCATCAGGGCATGTCCGGCCCGCAGACCGGCCAGATAACCAATCAGGGAGCCCGTGGTGTTACGCAGGCGTAAAAAACCGAGAACCTTGCCCGGCCAACGCTCCAGACTCCGGGCCACACGCTCCACTTCCGCATCCAGTTCCCGGTAGTTCAGCCCTGGACCGCCCTCTTCCAGAACGGCGGGGTGAGCCCCATGAACGGCCAACCGATTCCAGAAACTCATAAAGTCATCATCCCGTCGACGCCGATGACCTGCCCGCTGATATAGCGCGCCTTTTCGGAAGCCAGGAACAGAATCAGCTCCGCCACCTCTTCGGGCGTTCCCGCCCGGCGCATGCGAATGCTGTTCAAGCGTTTTTCCCGATCCGCTGCGGACAGATGTTCCGTCATATCGGTGGCGATGAAACCCGGAGCTACCGCGTTGACCCGAATGTTCAGAGGCGCCAGCTCCTTGGCCGCAGAACGGGTCAGGCCGATCACCGCCGACTTGGTGGCGGCATAGGCCGACAGACCCTCCGCACCCTCGATACCCATGATGGAGGTCAGGTTGATGATGCAGCCGGCCTTGCGCCGCATCATGAACCGTGTCGCCAGTTGCATCATCTGGAAGGTGCCCAGGAAATTGGTTCGCACCATCTCCTCAAGTGGCGCCTGGGCCATCATGCCCAATAAACCACCGTGCAACACGCCCGCATTGTTCACCAAAACGCCCAGATTTTTGGCGCGCTCCCCCAAGGAGAGAAACAGCTCCTTGCACGCTGCGGCATCCCCGACATCGAAGGCCCGAAAATCCACGGCAACACCGTAGGCCTGATGCAGGGCAGCCGCCCTGTCAGCCAATGCCGGCTCGGAACGTCCCGTCAGAATCAAGGGGTGCCCCAGCCGGGCGAAGCCTTCCGCCACCGCCGCACCAATACCCCGCGACGCTCCGGTGATCAGGACCTGCTCCAGCTCACTCATCAAACGCGATACCGTACTTGGCCAGAATGGCGAGCGCCTTGCCGAAGGAGCTCAAGTCGATCACATCATCGGTATCCATCATGATCCCGAAAGCATCGTCCAGGTTGGCGATCATGGCCATGTGGGCAATGGAATCCCACTGGGGAATGGTATTATAGGAGAGACTTTCCACCACCTGGCTTTCCGGAATACCCAGCGATTCGGCAAACAGACGTTTCAGTTTGAGATAATTTGCACTGGCCATCGTATTCTCCCGAAGAATCAGGCGACCCATTCCGAATAGAGATTATCGAAATCCGCCGCATGAAGGGTCTGACTCAGATATTGTTGCCGGTTGACATCGAGGAAGTCCCAGGCCAGCCAGGGTCTGCGCCCCCCCAGATGCCGC
It encodes:
- a CDS encoding acyl-CoA reductase, which produces MSNPLHRLLPASGSLQTVLAQKPLQPFADETIAFVEAVSASILKDWRFRPHPELMALAFWMRRPRLLALQREMITDETRGVRLARGVVFHIAPGNVDTLFVYSWFLSLLMGNINIVRLSSRNSVQQNLLLELLAGLLEEESFRAIRERTLVVRYERDDGWSEIISRQVNMRVLWGGDETVAHLRSLPLPPRATELTFPDRFSLCALGVEAYLALTDKADLAGRFYNDAYWFGQMACSSPRVVFWIGEAGAGLEEARRLFWQELERIVDLKKPEWQPHVAMDKQVAAAAIGLTVEGVHLLPGGTAHLQRLWFEDPGSMPRERHCGGGLFFESRLADLDALFSWTRSKDQTVTLFGYSREAIGSSVRRVGPEGVDRIQRVGEALDFAPIWDGHDLLRAFSRLLCLPPAERKGDASV
- a CDS encoding acyl-protein synthetase, translating into MTESPLQTDSAFWQQSPYGLPREAKRAFLQEHIGRLQRFHARSCPEYGRLLTAMGCDEDFGTLEEAPYLPVRLFKEFDLKSMPAESAFKVLTSSGTTGQPSRIHLDRETAMAQTRVLASILKDFIGGRRLPMILVDHAGVVKDRRSFSARGAGILGMLNFGRDHFYLLDEAMNPDWQGLEAFLERHPEGPILLFGFTFMVWQHFYKALAGAPRPVDLSRGLLIHSGGWKKLIDQAVDNDTFKAALREACGLSRIANFYGMVEQVGSIFMECEQGVLHASIFSDILVRDPYDWRVLPQGREGVIELFSILPGSYPGHALLTEDLGVVLGEDDCSCGRKGRYFRVLGRIPRAEARGCSDTFSEVTRV
- a CDS encoding acyl carrier protein, translating into MASANYLKLKRLFAESLGIPESQVVESLSYNTIPQWDSIAHMAMIANLDDAFGIMMDTDDVIDLSSFGKALAILAKYGIAFDE
- a CDS encoding AMP-binding protein, with protein sequence MSFWNRLAVHGAHPAVLEEGGPGLNYRELDAEVERVARSLERWPGKVLGFLRLRNTTGSLIGYLAGLRAGHALMLLDEELQPERAAHLQALYGPSWVWQPLSRGPDALISSHGHGLFPLSSREEVVIHPSLALLLTTSGSTGSPKAVRLAGTALQANAEAIVAYLQLHPGERPVTTLPMHYSYGLSVVNSHLAAGATLLMTGRSLVSREFWAFCRQERATSLAGVPYTYGMLERLRFSGMALPHLKTLTQAGGRLEADAVRRFGEQARQHGRRFFVMYGQTEATARIAYLHPDKVLSKPGSIGQAIPGGNLSLERDGRPVEPGEEGELIYRGPNVMLGLAESRADLARGDELGGRLATGDLGRVDEEGDYFITGRTKRFIKLHGQRLNLDEVEKELLDGGWDCACGGRDNLLAVALLPGQAVDRLPAELSRRFGLHHSVIRCIEVAVFPRSAAGKLLYDNLFAGQLS
- a CDS encoding SDR family oxidoreductase — its product is MSELEQVLITGASRGIGAAVAEGFARLGHPLILTGRSEPALADRAAALHQAYGVAVDFRAFDVGDAAACKELFLSLGERAKNLGVLVNNAGVLHGGLLGMMAQAPLEEMVRTNFLGTFQMMQLATRFMMRRKAGCIINLTSIMGIEGAEGLSAYAATKSAVIGLTRSAAKELAPLNIRVNAVAPGFIATDMTEHLSAADREKRLNSIRMRRAGTPEEVAELILFLASEKARYISGQVIGVDGMMTL